In one Streptomyces sp. T12 genomic region, the following are encoded:
- a CDS encoding VWA domain-containing protein: MIRTQRLAAGVCALLAALTAGIAFPAGAVADETTATAPKVDLVIDVSGSMRAKDIDGQSRMAAAKQAFNEVLDATPEEVQLGIRTLGANYPGDDRKTGCKDTAQLYPVGPLDRTEAKTAVATLTPTGWTPIGPALLKAAEDLDGGEGSKRIVLISDGEDTCAPLDPCEVAREIAAKGIGLTIDTLGLVPNTKLRQQLSCIAEATGGTFTSVEHTDELADKVNQLVDRAADPVVTPVATTGADQCAKAPTLNSGLYTDREEFGQQRWYRVKVPHGWELRASVSVAADREVNPSYGLLLRATTEGGREIVRGEAAGNGRTDVISTGLRYPKAEAEDTEGEVAPETVCLQVTHSFSPASGVKTTPGLPLEVTIDVVHGPDGSSDVASFGLGRGWWLLGALILTGFLAGLVWGWLSRWRVAVWRTN, encoded by the coding sequence ATGATCAGAACACAACGGCTGGCGGCCGGGGTCTGCGCCCTGCTCGCCGCGCTCACGGCCGGGATAGCCTTCCCGGCCGGGGCGGTCGCCGACGAGACCACCGCCACCGCTCCGAAAGTCGATCTCGTGATCGACGTCAGCGGCTCGATGCGGGCGAAGGACATCGACGGCCAGTCGCGGATGGCCGCGGCGAAGCAGGCCTTCAACGAGGTGCTGGACGCAACGCCCGAGGAGGTCCAGCTCGGTATCCGCACCCTCGGCGCCAACTACCCGGGCGACGACCGCAAGACGGGCTGCAAGGACACCGCGCAGCTCTACCCGGTCGGCCCGCTGGACCGCACCGAGGCCAAGACGGCGGTGGCGACCCTGACGCCCACCGGCTGGACGCCGATCGGCCCCGCCCTGCTGAAGGCGGCCGAGGACCTGGACGGCGGCGAGGGCTCCAAGCGCATCGTGCTGATCAGCGACGGCGAGGACACCTGCGCGCCGCTCGACCCGTGCGAGGTGGCCCGGGAGATCGCCGCCAAGGGCATCGGCCTGACCATCGACACGCTCGGCCTGGTCCCGAACACCAAGCTGCGGCAACAGCTCAGCTGCATCGCCGAGGCCACCGGTGGGACGTTCACCTCGGTCGAGCACACCGACGAACTCGCCGACAAGGTCAACCAGTTGGTGGACCGGGCGGCCGATCCGGTGGTGACGCCGGTCGCGACGACGGGCGCGGACCAGTGCGCGAAGGCGCCGACGCTGAACTCCGGTCTGTACACGGACCGCGAGGAGTTCGGGCAACAGCGCTGGTACCGCGTGAAGGTCCCGCACGGCTGGGAACTGCGCGCCTCGGTGAGCGTCGCGGCCGACCGTGAGGTGAACCCGTCGTACGGGCTGCTGCTGCGCGCGACGACCGAGGGCGGCCGGGAGATCGTCCGCGGCGAGGCGGCGGGCAACGGCCGTACCGATGTGATCTCGACCGGGCTGCGCTACCCGAAGGCCGAGGCGGAGGACACGGAGGGCGAGGTCGCGCCCGAGACCGTCTGCCTCCAGGTCACGCACTCCTTCTCACCGGCCAGTGGCGTGAAGACCACTCCCGGTCTGCCGCTCGAAGTGACCATCGACGTCGTGCACGGGCCGGACGGGTCGAGCGACGTGGCCTCCTTCGGCCTCGGACGCGGCTGGTGGCTGCTCGGCGCACTGATCCTCACCGGCTTCCTCGCCGGTCTCGTCTGGGGCTGGCTGTCGCGCTGGCGGGTAGCGGTCTGGAGGACCAACTGA
- a CDS encoding histidine phosphatase family protein: MGDLFLVRHGETEWSRSGRHTGSTDVPLTEHGREEARRLVPLIRSHRIGAAFVSPSQRARETAELIGVRDARVDADLREWDYGGYEGVTTVQIQRERPGWFLFTDGVAPGPPAHPGESPEQVGERADRVLGRVDAALANTEGVVLLIAHGHFLRVLTARRLGLAPAHGALFQLATGALCRLGTEHGRPVIAGWNVRPPA; encoded by the coding sequence ATGGGTGATCTCTTTCTCGTCCGGCACGGGGAGACCGAGTGGTCGCGGTCCGGCCGGCACACGGGCTCGACGGACGTGCCGCTCACCGAGCACGGACGGGAAGAGGCGCGGCGGCTGGTGCCGTTGATCCGGTCGCATCGGATCGGGGCCGCGTTCGTCAGCCCGTCGCAGCGGGCGCGGGAGACGGCGGAGCTGATCGGGGTGCGGGACGCCCGCGTCGACGCCGATCTGCGGGAGTGGGACTACGGCGGGTACGAGGGCGTCACCACCGTGCAGATCCAGCGGGAGCGGCCCGGGTGGTTCCTGTTCACGGACGGGGTCGCGCCCGGGCCGCCGGCCCACCCCGGGGAGAGCCCGGAGCAGGTCGGGGAGCGTGCCGACCGGGTGCTCGGCAGGGTGGACGCCGCCCTCGCGAACACGGAGGGCGTCGTCCTGCTGATCGCCCACGGGCACTTCCTGCGGGTGCTCACCGCCCGTCGCCTCGGGCTGGCGCCTGCGCACGGGGCCCTCTTCCAGCTGGCCACGGGCGCGCTGTGCCGGCTCGGCACCGAGCACGGGCGGCCGGTGATCGCCGGCTGGAATGTCAGACCCCCGGCGTAG
- a CDS encoding HAD domain-containing protein, with the protein MSTRPLLLLDVDGPLNPFRAPFLRHRGYVTRRLHPANWSARQTPGSRRLRRGLRVRLHPGHGARLLALPYDLAWATTWQHQANEMIAPVVGLPGDLPVIEWPELFGKDPEGLYWKTRHVLAWAAGRPFVWVDDMVTDLDVRHVAAHHDAAALLLTVDARRGLRERDFAELERWAHSL; encoded by the coding sequence ATGAGCACCCGCCCCCTTCTGCTCCTCGACGTGGACGGCCCCCTCAACCCCTTCCGCGCCCCGTTCCTCCGCCATCGCGGCTACGTGACCCGGCGGCTGCATCCGGCCAACTGGTCGGCCCGGCAGACACCGGGGTCCCGGCGGCTGCGCCGCGGGCTGCGGGTCCGGTTGCACCCGGGGCACGGGGCGCGGCTGCTGGCACTGCCGTACGACTTGGCGTGGGCGACCACCTGGCAGCACCAGGCCAACGAGATGATCGCGCCGGTGGTCGGGCTGCCCGGTGATCTGCCGGTCATCGAATGGCCCGAACTGTTCGGGAAGGATCCCGAGGGGCTGTACTGGAAGACCCGGCACGTGCTGGCGTGGGCGGCGGGACGGCCCTTCGTCTGGGTCGACGACATGGTCACCGATCTCGACGTGCGGCATGTCGCGGCCCACCACGACGCGGCCGCGCTGCTGCTGACGGTCGACGCGCGCAGGGGGCTGCGGGAGCGTGATTTCGCGGAGTTGGAGCGCTGGGCTCATAGCCTGTGA
- a CDS encoding pyridoxal phosphate-dependent aminotransferase, which produces MEFRQSSKLSEVCYEIRGPVIEHANALEEAGHSVLRLNTGNPALFGFEAPEEILQDMIRMLPQAHGYTDSRGILSARRAVAQRYQTLGLEVGVDDVFLGNGVSELVSMAVQALLEDGDEILIPAPDFPLWTAVTTLAGGKAVHYLCDEQADWYPDLDDMASKITDRTRAVVIINPNNPTGAVYPKEILEGILDLARRHGLMVFADEIYDQILYDDAVHHSVAALAPDLVVLTFCGLSKTYRVAGFRSGWLVVTGPKQHAKDYLEGLTMLASMRLCANAPAQYAIQAALGGRQSIRELTMPGGRLHEQRNVAWEKLNEIPGVSCVKPKGSLYAFPRLDPKVYKIHDDEKFVLDLLLREKIQVVQGTGFNWPTPDHFRILTLPYAEDLEAAIGRIGRFLSGYRQA; this is translated from the coding sequence ATGGAGTTCCGGCAGTCGAGCAAGCTGAGCGAGGTCTGTTACGAGATCCGCGGCCCGGTGATCGAGCACGCGAACGCGCTGGAGGAGGCGGGCCACAGCGTGCTGCGCCTGAACACCGGCAACCCCGCGCTCTTCGGCTTCGAGGCGCCGGAGGAGATCCTCCAGGACATGATCCGGATGCTCCCCCAGGCGCACGGCTACACCGACTCGCGCGGCATCCTCTCCGCCCGCCGGGCCGTGGCCCAGCGGTACCAGACGCTGGGCCTGGAGGTCGGCGTCGACGACGTCTTCCTCGGCAACGGCGTGTCCGAGCTGGTCTCCATGGCCGTACAGGCGCTGCTCGAGGACGGCGACGAAATCCTCATCCCCGCCCCGGACTTCCCGCTCTGGACGGCGGTGACGACCCTCGCCGGCGGCAAGGCGGTCCACTACCTGTGCGACGAGCAGGCCGACTGGTACCCCGACCTGGACGACATGGCATCGAAGATCACGGACCGCACGCGCGCCGTGGTCATCATCAACCCGAACAACCCGACCGGCGCGGTCTACCCCAAGGAGATCCTGGAGGGCATCCTCGACCTCGCCCGCCGGCACGGCCTGATGGTGTTCGCCGACGAGATCTACGACCAGATCCTGTACGACGACGCGGTCCACCACTCGGTCGCCGCCCTCGCCCCCGACCTGGTGGTCCTCACCTTCTGCGGCCTGTCGAAGACGTACCGGGTGGCGGGCTTCCGCTCCGGCTGGCTCGTCGTGACGGGTCCGAAGCAGCATGCGAAGGACTACCTGGAGGGCCTGACGATGCTGGCCTCCATGCGGCTGTGCGCCAACGCGCCCGCCCAGTACGCCATCCAGGCCGCGCTCGGGGGCCGCCAGTCCATCCGCGAGCTGACCATGCCGGGCGGGCGGCTGCACGAACAGCGCAACGTGGCCTGGGAGAAGCTCAACGAGATCCCCGGTGTGTCGTGTGTGAAGCCGAAGGGCTCGCTGTACGCGTTCCCGCGCCTCGACCCCAAGGTGTACAAGATCCACGACGACGAGAAGTTCGTCCTGGACCTGCTGCTGCGGGAGAAGATCCAGGTGGTGCAGGGCACGGGCTTCAACTGGCCCACGCCGGATCACTTCCGGATCCTGACCCTCCCGTACGCGGAGGACCTGGAGGCGGCGATCGGGCGGATCGGGCGATTCCTGAGCGGGTATCGGCAGGCCTGA
- a CDS encoding helix-turn-helix domain-containing protein: MSPRRSYDQYCSAARALDLVGDRWTLLIVRELLAGPRRYTDLHADLPGVSTDVLASRLKDMEQDGLSTRRRLPPPGAAFVYELTSRGRELLPVLQALGTWGQAELGERRPTDAVRAHWFTLPLLRSLREGGVGEGLVEVRLDEGDFHLYVGAEDGPVYGDGPAPGEPDARLVLGSGTCEAFARGELSLSDAIRGGRIEVTGDGTLAKALRDI, encoded by the coding sequence ATGTCACCTCGCCGAAGCTACGACCAGTACTGTTCCGCCGCCCGCGCGCTCGACCTCGTCGGCGACCGCTGGACCCTGCTGATTGTCCGGGAGCTGCTGGCCGGGCCGCGGCGCTACACCGACCTGCACGCCGATCTGCCGGGCGTGAGCACGGACGTACTGGCCTCACGGCTGAAGGACATGGAGCAGGACGGGCTCAGCACGCGGCGCCGGCTGCCGCCCCCCGGCGCGGCGTTCGTGTACGAACTCACCTCGCGGGGGCGGGAGTTGCTGCCCGTCCTCCAGGCACTGGGGACGTGGGGCCAGGCGGAGCTCGGCGAGCGGCGGCCCACCGACGCGGTGCGCGCGCACTGGTTCACGCTGCCGCTGCTGCGATCCCTGCGGGAAGGCGGGGTGGGGGAGGGGCTCGTCGAAGTCCGGCTGGACGAGGGCGACTTCCATCTGTACGTCGGTGCCGAGGACGGTCCGGTCTACGGCGACGGGCCCGCTCCTGGGGAGCCCGACGCGCGGCTGGTCCTGGGTTCCGGGACGTGTGAGGCGTTCGCACGAGGTGAGTTGAGCCTGAGCGATGCCATACGGGGCGGTCGTATCGAGGTGACCGGTGACGGGACGTTGGCCAAGGCCCTGCGTGACATCTGA